A single Eremothecium sinecaudum strain ATCC 58844 chromosome VIII, complete sequence DNA region contains:
- the ARL3 gene encoding Arf family GTPase ARL3 (Syntenic homolog of Ashbya gossypii AGL261W; Syntenic homolog of Saccharomyces cerevisiae YPL051W (ARL3)) has product MFHLAQGIYRNWNKREQYSVLILGLDNAGKSTFLEQLKSIYRLSSRPLEKIVPTVGQNVATIPVDKNTLLKFWDVGGQEALRAMWSEYYIHAHGIIFIIDSSDKYRLEECCDSLQKTITDDDIEGIPIIMLANKQDREDKMELHDIKQVFNKLAQHLDARDSRVLPVSALNGEGIASAVEWLLIRIKRNKRARPPVYR; this is encoded by the coding sequence ATGTTCCACCTGGCACAAGGAATATATCGCAACTGGAATAAGCGAGAGCAGTATTCCGTGCTTATATTAGGCTTGGACAACGCTGGAAAGTCCACATTCCTAGAGCAATTGAAATCTATATACCGGTTAAGTTCACGTCCTCTAGAAAAAATTGTACCTACCGTAGGTCAGAACGTGGCTACTATCCCAGTAGATAAGAACACGCTGCTAAAATTCTGGGATGTGGGAGGTCAAGAAGCATTACGCGCGATGTGGTCCGAATATTATATTCACGCACATGGGATAATATTTATTATCGACAGCTCAGATAAGTACCGTTTAGAGGAGTGTTGCGATTCCTTACAAAAAACCATCACGGATGACGACATAGAAGGTATTCCTATTATTATGCTCGCTAATAAACAAGATCGTGAAGATAAAATGGAACTTCACGACATAAAGCAAGTTTTTAATAAACTAGCACAGCATTTAGATGCTAGAGATAGTCGAGTACTGCCGGTAAGTGCTTTGAATGGCGAGGGCATTGCGAGCGCTGTAGAGTGGTTACTTATTCGTATAAAAAGAAATAAGCGTGCCCGCCCACCTGTATACAGGTAA
- a CDS encoding HHL182Wp (Syntenic homolog of Ashbya gossypii ADL022C; Syntenic homolog of Saccharomyces cerevisiae YLL021W (SPA2) and YLR313C (SPH1)), whose amino-acid sequence MDSDEKELSSEQLNQIHGYYLALRQFCEVTGAPQDRSSSSRAQKARAKLLKLPAGHFLELSTDVHDELQRRIDETQQQPNHLLPKKNFHDKRNQAREKLANLSQMRFGDLVDDIIFEIRRRGYHVKVRDAYALRESDGCIAPEGRAEGRGKTSIVRDSPQGHHRKSQEESGGAVDVPDQSNVKSPSRQVKRSSHQEQLENGGKLGENFERPSRNITENKYAHTAQVIPKRASIDWSTDDEDAISNNAKTVGDRGSLEMNGKRSSMYKIDENHENHENEDNHVNDSPKRGPTTPRKAMHSKSKSRASGSLEEESRNVRELKELNERLEVKVKDLANQVLKLAGENQTLRDQLKETINLLEDTRSELQMQRLTAKQENITGDIKQQLENLNGQLYELTLENEALQRKNLTMTLQLADNDQTINGTHIDGATAKIAALKGQLLDLISENKSLKLSKGEPKPRKVEPAEPSRRVNENYEKEMSLITSQLNELSIQNESLQQLNMELGLKVKFLTGQLAKSNGNQPPRKGPAFDLESISKYIKSEGLIPLSHIRHFNFMLETIFNHLGKGEKSGEVLFEDIARVSDAVESILKLISDQPYSQETILIKAATSQAITAIRYYAKSPTILPVFAVESALTGISFTICNLVGVAGIEQHSSYPLFNKPESETDLKDTLTRSEKSPESLIDDEGILNSVKPLRIIQRVNSLPQVDSSSSLSKLSGTSLISGKMTDGHESRNKRNLTLPLDGNSRLRTVKSSSPSTLRHVIGDLPGTSDQGGQKTTSADEFSITATTDVIDPSQTNFDRALKSEFAPENTNSELEDCVISDGIPETPNAEFRISEALNAEFGRSDASNFNLGKSISQAVNFGRSEAQNSKSGSLVEPSINYGKLTAPSLNFSSSEAPNVSFGESEDPNGDVERSVIQNVNFGKPEAPNSNFERSEAQDVSFQESEGTDSGFERSEAPYSNFSRSEMQNVSFGESEGPNSDFERSQAPYSNFGRPDAHNFSFGESETSNADFESSEPPYSNLGRPEAQNANSVKAEIPNAGFEKPGVLNPQFEGEAAPENGIIDNSIEANKDQSPKVSHQSLSSKESLSSLGNPFIVKGPFNKGFAQISTDNGPEKEEATSQDPAIISRSNLFNDRNNSMLEKSTTPVKRTSFSGLRPDLYKDDYNSSESAEFSSPSDDENTYQALKENMKKNRLSCASSENSYNLYPLHPEGPQPEGTPKRDSNTSEVLRASDFDLEVISKVDSKTSSKHEIHSPSKNTLSEEHEMESNAVNYFSNDEANKSLDKTSTTARTVDVNPIENSTVETVAAENEQPNEEHAGPTEASSEVDFNIDEFDIENPDNTLSQLLLYLEYQTMDVICTIQSLLTSIKEPKATAGNLRYESSAISQVIGQMVDATSIAMNQTRNATLKEHGNWVVKSLSDCRSRMIVLCNLTPEGLFATESTDSQFADKHFKQRLAGVAFDVAKCTKELVKTVEEESLKEEIEYLDSKLQKK is encoded by the coding sequence ATGGATAGTGATGAGAAGGAGCTCTCTTCGGAGCAGCTTAACCAAATACATGGTTATTACTTGGCACTGAGGCAGTTTTGCGAGGTTACGGGAGCACCGCAAGACAGATCGTCATCTTCAAGGGCCCAGAAAGCGAGAGCGAAGTTACTGAAGCTTCCCGCGGGGCATTTTCTGGAACTTAGTACGGATGTCCATGATGAGCTTCAGCGTAGGATAGATGAGACACAACAGCAGCCCAATCATTTGTTACctaaaaaaaatttccaCGATAAAAGGAATCAGGCGCGTGAAAAACTAGCCAATTTGTCTCAAATGCGATTTGGTGACTTGGTGGATGATATTATTTTTGAGATTAGGAGACGTGGGTATCATGTTAAGGTAAGAGATGCTTATGCTCTAAGGGAGTCTGATGGTTGCATAGCGCCCGAGGGTCGCGCAGAGGGACGCGGAAAAACGTCAATTGTGCGTGATTCGCCTCAAGGACATCACCGAAAATCGCAAGAAGAGTCTGGAGGAGCCGTTGATGTCCCAGACCAGAGCAACGTAAAATCACCCTCCAGACAGGTCAAGAGGAGTAGCCATCAGGAACAATTAGAGAATGGTGGGAAGCTCGGCGAAAATTTTGAGCGACCATCTCGCAATATTACTGAGAACAAATATGCGCATACGGCACAAGTCATTCCAAAGAGGGCTTCTATAGATTGGTCTACggatgatgaagatgcGATTAGTAACAATGCTAAAACGGTGGGTGACCGGGGATCTCTTGAGATGAATGGTAAAAGAAGCTCAATGTATaaaattgatgaaaatcATGAAAATCATGAAAATGAGGACAATCATGTAAATGATTCGCCGAAAAGAGGCCCAACGACTCCAAGAAAGGCCATGCACTCTAAAAGTAAAAGTAGAGCATCTGGTTCCTTGGAGGAAGAATCGCGGAACGTAAGGGAGCTTAAGGAATTAAATGAAAGGCTAGAGGTTAAAGTAAAGGACCTGGCCAATCAGGTCTTGAAATTGGCAGGCGAGAACCAAACTCTACGTGACCAATTGAAGGAAACAATTAATCTATTGGAAGATACGCGTAGTGAATTGCAAATGCAAAGATTGACGGCCAAGCAGGAGAATATTACTGGCGACATTAAACAGCAGCTAGAAAATTTGAACGGTCAGTTGTATGAGTTAACTTTGGAAAATGAAGCATTACAAAGGAAAAATTTGACAATGACATTACAACTGGCAGACAATGATCAGACAATTAATGGTACTCATATAGACGGAGCAACAGCCAAAATTGCTGCCCTTAAAGGCCAGCTTTTAGACTTAATTTCTGAAAATAAGTCATTAAAGCTATCCAAGGGTGAACCAAAACCAAGGAAGGTGGAACCAGCTGAACCATCAAGAAGAGTAAACGAAAACTATGAAAAAGAGATGTCATTAATAACTTCGCAATTGAATGAGTTATCAATACAAAATGAATCCTTGCAACAGTTGAATATGGAGTTAGGCCTTAAAGTAAAGTTTTTGACCGGCCAGCTTGCAAAGTCTAACGGCAATCAACCACCACGCAAAGGACCTGCTTTTGATTTGGAGAGTATATCAAAGTATATCAAGTCTGAGGGTCTCATTCCACTTTCACATATTAGACATTTTAATTTTATGTTGGAGACAATTTTTAATCATTTGGGTAAAGGCGAAAAGTCCGGCGAGGTTTTGTTTGAAGATATTGCTCGTGTTTCAGATGCTGTAGAAAGTATTCTCAAACTTATCTCAGACCAACCTTATAGCCAAGAGACAATACTGATAAAAGCCGCTACGTCTCAAGCTATAACTGCTATTCGATATTACGCTAAGAGCCCAACTATTTTACCGGTGTTTGCCGTTGAAAGTGCATTAACCGGTATTTCGTTCACCATATGCAACCTAGTTGGAGTTGCTGGTATCGAGCAACATAGTAGTTATCCACTTTTCAATAAACCAGAGTCTGAAACTGATTTGAAGGATACTCTTACAAGGTCGGAAAAATCTCCTGAAAGTCTCATAGATGATGAAGGCATTCTAAACTCGGTTAAGCCGTTGAGAATTATACAAAGGGTGAACAGTTTACCACAGGTCGATAGTTCTTCATCACTTTCCAAACTGTCTGGGACCTCTCTGATAAGTGGTAAGATGACCGATGGGCATGAAAGTAGAAATAAGCGTAATCTGACGCTTCCACTGGACGGAAATAGTCGTTTGAGAACGGTGAAAAGTAGTAGTCCTTCTACTTTAAGGCATGTTATCGGTGATCTACCGGGTACATCGGATCAAGGCGGACAAAAGACTACCTCTGCAGATGAGTTTTCAATTACTGCCACGACTGATGTTATAGATCCAAGTCAAACGAACTTTGATAGAGCATTAAAGTCAGAGTTTGCTCCTGAGAACACTAATAGTGAGTTGGAAGACTGCGTCATCTCGGATGGAATACCAGAAACACCAAATGCTGAATTTCGGATATCTGAGGCACTAAATGCTGAATTTGGAAGATCAGATGCATCAAATTTTAATTTAGGCAAGTCTATTTCACAAGCTGTTAATTTCGGGAGATCAGAAGCACAAAACTCTAAATCGGGTAGTTTGGTAGAACCAAGTATTAATTATGGGAAACTGACTGCTCCCAGCCTTAACTTTAGCAGTTCAGAAGCACCAAATGTTAGTTTCGGTGAATCTGAGGATCCCAATGGTGATGTAGAGAGATCAGTAATACAAAATGTTAATTTTGGCAAACCAGAGGCTCCAAATTCTAACTTCGAGAGATCGGAAGCTCAAGATGTTAGTTTCCAGGAATCCGAAGGGACTGATTCTGGATTTGAGAGATCGGAAGCACCATATTCTAACTTTAGTAGGTCTGAAATGCAAAATGTTAGTTTTGGGGAATCAGAAGGGCCCAATTCTGATTTCGAAAGGTCACAAGCTCCATATTCCAACTTTGGCAGACCAGACGCCCACAATTTCAGTTTCGGGGAATCGGAAACATCTAATGCCGATTTCGAGAGTTCAGAACCGCCATATTCTAACCTTGGTAGGCCAGAAGCACAAAATGCTAACTCTGTGAAAGCAGAAATCCCCAATGCTGGTTTTGAGAAACCAGGAGTATTAAATCCCCAGTTTGAAGGAGAAGCTGCTCCAGAGAATGGTATTATCGACAATTCTATAGAAGCTAATAAAGATCAAAGTCCGAAAGTAAGTCACCAAAGTTTAAGTTCTAAGGAGAGTTTATCTTCTCTGGGGAATCCGTTTATCGTAAAGGGTCCATTCAACAAAGGCTTTGCACAAATTAGTACCGATAATGGACCggaaaaagaagaagctactTCTCAGGACCCTGCCATCATATCCCGCAGCAATCTTTTTAATGACAGAAACAATAGCATGCTTGAAAAGTCTACCACTCCAGTAAAGCGCACTTCGTTTTCAGGATTGAGGCCTGATTTATATAAAGATGATTACAATTCCTCTGAATCTGCCGAATTTTCATCACCAAGTGATGACGAAAATACTTACCAGGCGTTAAAGGAgaatatgaagaagaacCGTCTCAGTTGTGCCTCGTCAGAGAATTCTTATAATTTATATCCTCTGCACCCTGAGGGGCCACAGCCTGAAGGGACACCAAAGCGTGATAGTAACACTAGCGAAGTTCTTCGAGCATCGGACTTCGACTTGGAGGTCATATCCAAAGTAGACTCGAAAACCAGTTCTAAGCATGAAATTCATTCTCCCTCAAAAAACACATTATCTGAGGAACATGAAATGGAAAGCAATGCTGTCAACTATTTTTCAAATGATGAAGCCAATAAATCTTTGGATAAAACTTCAACTACGGCACGGACTGTTGATGTCAATCCAATTGAAAATTCTACTGTTGAAACTGTAGCTGCTGAAAACGAGCAGCCAAATGAAGAACATGCAGGTCCTACAGAAGCTAGCTCGGAGGTGGATTTTAACATAGATGAGtttgatattgaaaatcCAGACAATACCTTATCGCAGTTGCTACTTTATTTGGAATACCAAACAATGGACGTAATATGTACCATCCAATCGCTACTGACTAGTATTAAAGAACCAAAAGCAACTGCAGGTAACCTAAGGTATGAATCAAGTGCCATTAGTCAAGTTATAGGTCAAATGGTGGATGCTACTAGCATCGCAATGAATCAAACTAGAAATGCAACACTAAAAGAACATGGTAATTGGGTTGTCAAAAGTCTTTCAGACTGCCGCAGCAGGATGATAGTACTATGTAACTTAACACCAGAAGGTCTATTTGCTACTGAATCAACTGATAGTCAATTTGCAGACAAACACTTCAAACAAAGGTTGGCAGGTGTAGCATTTGACGTTGCGAAATGTACAAAAGAGCTTGTAAAGACAGTGGAGGAAGAAAGCTTAAAAGAAGAGATAGAATATTTGGATTCTAAGTTACAGAAAAAGTAA
- the MRPL15 gene encoding mitochondrial 54S ribosomal protein mL57 (Syntenic homolog of Ashbya gossypii ADL023W; Syntenic homolog of Saccharomyces cerevisiae YLR312W-A (MRPL15)) encodes MFLSKLINVSRHAKRSITYLHSGARVRGLKRDPVEMLKNPMGLHYDKVEPAQYQDVVRKNFNLESYGLQLPDYVILQCLTHKSFAQGCKPYNEKLAILGGQFLKYRAAVTYMQLSTSVCKVNPKKIQEPVNGLNFANLGSVVAKSVLSKEVASEFVKSKNIDHLIFWNKRDINESAEFNGVHTIHSTVLNALIGSALTFHGHGKTIEYIEKELLDIKKEGSLAYLSNAGLAKN; translated from the coding sequence ATGTTTTTATCAAAACTTATTAATGTTTCTAGGCATGCTAAGCGTTCTATCACATACCTTCATAGTGGTGCGAGAGTTCGTGGTTTAAAGAGAGACCCAGTAGAAATGTTGAAAAATCCAATGGGGCTTCACTACGATAAAGTTGAACCTGCCCAGTATCAAGATGTGGTTCGCAAAAACTTCAATTTGGAGAGTTATGGGTTGCAGCTGCCGGATTATGTTATACTGCAATGTCTAACACATAAGTCATTTGCTCAAGGATGTAAGCCATACAACGAGAAATTGGCGATTTTAGGAGGCCAATTTTTGAAGTATCGTGCTGCCGTTACTTATATGCAACTTTCAACTAGTGTATGCAAGGTTAATCCAAAAAAGATTCAAGAGCCAGTTAATGGCTTAAATTTTGCAAATTTGGGATCGGTAGTTGCTAAGTCAGTTCTATCCAAAGAAGTTGCATCTGAATTCGTCAAATCTAAAAATATTGATCATCTAATATTTTGGAATAAGCGAGATATTAATGAATCTGCCGAATTCAACGGAGTGCATACAATACACTCTACAGTGTTGAACGCTTTGATTGGCAGTGCATTGACATTTCATGGTCATGGAAAAACTATAGAATATATTGAAAAGGAATTGCTTGATATTAAGAAAGAAGGAAGTCTGGCTTACTTGTCTAACGCGGGACTGGCAAAAAACTAA
- the ROK1 gene encoding RNA-dependent ATPase ROK1 (Syntenic homolog of Ashbya gossypii ADL024C; Syntenic homolog of Saccharomyces cerevisiae YGL171W (ROK1)) translates to MDIFRLLTRGASVKKNGKEVDFAHKQNKQNKQSGSRNVDNTAQITKELDFFRNKKILRNVESKSAAEDQNMSENEVDEDHLEDDMVPNLKIKTLEDATKLRNSYKAKVSGSDIPLPIGSFEDLITRFKLDKRLLNNLIENNFTEPTPIQCEAIPICLGQRDIVACAPTGTGKTLAFLVPLLQQIIMEGESSSGVRGLIISPTKELANQIFTECSNLSRKIFLAKKRPLNIALLSKSLSSKLRNKVVNENKYDIIISTPLRLIEVVKQESLDLRHVKHLIFDEADKLFDKTFLEQTDDILSSCSNANLTKAMFSATIPSTVEDIAQTIMLDPIRVIIGHKEAANSNIEQKIVFCGNEEGKLVAIRQLLQEGEFRPPVIIFLESITRAKALFHELVYDKLNVDVIHAERTQMQRNKIIERFKSGELWCLICTDVLARGVDFKAVNLVINYDVPRSAQAYVHRIGRTGRAGRSGKAITFFTKQDVVAIKPIVNVMKQSNCEVAEWMDKASKITSKEKEMLKKGHAFKDRKQISTVPKIVKQKRQQRKEMITASKKRKLAQEAGTTQTSDD, encoded by the coding sequence ATGGATATTTTTAGATTATTGACTCGAGGTGCTTCAGTTAAGAAGAATGGGAAAGAAGTTGATTTTGCACACAAGCAAAATAAGCAAAATAAGCAATCAGGGAGTAGGAATGTAGATAATACTGCCCAGATAACAAAAGAGTTGGATTTTTTTCGTAATAAGAAGATTCTGCGTAATGTTGAATCTAAATCTGCCGCTGAGGATCAAAATATGTCCGAGAATGAGGTTGATGAGGACCATCTAGAGGATGATATGGTTCCAAACCTTAAAATAAAAACTTTGGAAGATGCGACCAAGTTGAGAAATTCCTATAAGGCGAAAGTATCAGGTTCGGATATTCCATTGCCCATTGGCTCTTTTGAGGATCTGATTACGAGATTTAAGCTGGACAAGCGGTTGTTGAATAACTTAATAGAGAACAACTTTACAGAGCCTACACCTATACAGTGCGAGGCCATCCCTATATGCCTTGGGCAGCGTGATATTGTTGCGTGTGCTCCAACCGGTACTGGTAAGACGCTAGCCTTTTTGGTCCCTCTATTGCAACAAATTATAATGGAAGGTGAATCGAGTTCTGGTGTAAGAGGTCTTATTATCTCACCTACAAAGGAACTGGCTAACCAAATATTTACCGAATGCTCGAACTTATCGCGCAAGATCTTCTTGGCTAAGAAACGTCCACTAAATATTGCATTGTTATCCAAGTCTCTAAGCTCTAAACTGAGAAATAAAGTTGTCAATGAAAACAAGTACGACATCATCATTTCTACACCTCTAAGACTCATCGAGGTTGTGAAGCAGGAGTCGCTAGATTTGCGTCATGTAAAGCATTTAATATTTGATGAAGCAGATAAGCTTTTCGACAAGACATTTTTGGAGCAGACTGATGACATCTTAAGCTCATGTAGCAACGCAAACTTGACGAAGGCCATGTTTTCGGCAACAATACCATCTACAGTTGAAGATATAGCTCAGACTATTATGTTGGACCCAATTAGAGTCATCATAGGGCATAAGGAAGCCGCAAATAGCAACATTGAACAGAAAATAGTGTTTTGCGGCAATGAAGAAGGTAAGCTCGTTGCTATTAGACAGCTTCTACAAGAAGGAGAATTCCGGCCGCCTGTCATAATATTTTTGGAGTCTATTACAAGAGCTAAGGCCTTGTTCCATGAGTTGGTATACGATAAGCTTAATGTCGATGTGATACATGCTGAAAGAACACAAATGCAGAGGAATAAGATTATTGAAAGATTCAAGTCCGGTGAACTATGGTGCCTAATATGCACCGACGTTTTAGCTCGAGGTGTTGATTTCAAGGCTGTTAATTTGGTCATCAACTATGACGTTCCAAGATCTGCCCAAGCATACGTTCACAGAATAGGTAGAACTGGTAGAGCAGGGCGTTCTGGTAAGGCCATCACCTTCTTTACGAAACAGGATGTGGTAGCAATAAAACCAATTGTGAACGTTATGAAGCAAAGCAATTGCGAAGTGGCAGAATGGATGGATAAGGCCTCAAAAATTACAAGCAAGGAAAAGGAAATGCTCAAAAAGGGCCATGCCTTTAAAGATAGAAAGCAAATCAGTACTGTACCAAAAATCGTAAAGCAGAAGAGACAACAGAGGAAAGAGATGATTACCGCATCAAAAAAGCGAAAACTCGCTCAAGAGGCTGGGACAACACAAACTTCAGATGACTAA
- the ATP20 gene encoding F1F0 ATP synthase subunit g (Syntenic homolog of Ashbya gossypii ADL025W; Syntenic homolog of Saccharomyces cerevisiae YPR020W (ATP20)) has product MASKIQSLMNLAVQRASSLVSKTVYYGKVGAELSKTVYFKEGLQPPNFSDFEMVYWRLYKQFLQASTKPKESIAAIKGLGKQEWIKYGSYGVQFLGLYSIGEVIGRRHIVGYKNYSTC; this is encoded by the coding sequence ATGGCTAGTAAGATCCAATCATTAATGAACCTAGCTGTTCAAAGGGCTTCCTCTCTAGTGTCGAAAACCGTGTACTACGGTAAGGTTGGTGCTGAATTGTCAAAAACGGTTTACTTCAAAGAAGGCCTTCAACCACCTAACTTTTCAGACTTTGAAATGGTTTACTGGAGATTGTATAAGCAATTTCTACAAGCAAGTACTAAGCCAAAGGAATCAATTGCGGCTATTAAGGGACTAGGTAAGCAAGAATGGATTAAATACGGCTCTTATGGAGTTCAATTCTTGGGTTTATATTCTATCGGTGAAGTTATTGGTAGAAGGCATATTGTGGGATACAAAAACTACTCAACATGTTAA
- the MCM4 gene encoding MCM DNA helicase complex subunit MCM4 (Syntenic homolog of Ashbya gossypii ADL026W; Syntenic homolog of Saccharomyces cerevisiae YPR019W (MCM4)), producing MTSSPNNGDASSPALFYNPSSSSQPDTYERDSAERGHMVGSSPFHYPSSSQSHPHSNNGDPSSSQGRTPRTEHSLPSSSLSFTQSGRLQHYRRSDIHASDLSSPRRMVNFDSPSTDAFSEPSSEAAEPLRIIWGTNVSIQEVTNNFKNMLMTFKYKYRKAKDGQSLDINDTTDEELYYVNQLHQMRQLGICNLNLDVRNLMAFSATEKLYHQLLNYPQEVISIMDQAVKDCMVQLAVDAGGIEGNNDLADVESKIYKVRPYNLDSSKGMRELNPKDIDKLISIKGLVLRSTPIIPDMKMAFFKCNVCDHTTAVEIDRGIIQEPLRCPRVACNQRNSMTLVHNRCSFADKQVIKLQETPDLVPDGQTPHSVSLCVYDELVDSCRAGDRVEVTGIFRCIPIRANQRQRVLKSLYKTYLDIVHVKKVNEKRLGTDTSTIEQQLLQTQADNVEELRKISDEDIEKIKNVAERPDLYDVLARSIAPSIYEMDDIKKGILLQLFGGTNKTFQKGGRYRGDINILLCGDPSTSKSQILQYVHKIAPRGVYTSGKGSSAVGLTAYITRDVDTKQLVLESGALVLSDGGVCCIDEFDKMSDSTRSVLHEVMEQQTISIAKAGIITTLNARTSILASANPIGSRYNPNLPVTENIDLPPPLLSRFDLVYLVLDKVSESTDRELAKHLTSLYLEDRPVHVSQSDILPIEFLTMYINYAKQNVHPVITVNAKTELVRAYVSMRKMGDDSRSDEKRITATTRQLESMIRLSEAHAKMRLSETVDVEDVQESVRLIRSAIKDYAIDPKTGKIDMNLVQTGNSVIQRKLQEDLARAIITILTTRTADVITFNELVKVLNEQSQEKVGNLEISDALSRLQQEDKVVVLGEGARKSIRLNGRV from the coding sequence ATGACGTCGTCGCCTAATAATGGAGATGCAAGTTCTCCTGCTTTGTTTTACAATCCTTCGTCATCCTCACAACCTGATACATATGAGCGCGATAGCGCAGAACGAGGCCATATGGTAGGATCTTCTCCCTTTCACTATCCATCATCATCGCAATCGCATCCACATAGTAATAATGGTGATCCATCTTCATCTCAAGGCAGAACTCCGAGGACCGAGCATTCTCTTCCTTCTTCATCGCTATCATTCACTCAATCTGGACGGCTGCAACATTACAGAAGAAGTGATATCCATGCCTCCGATCTGTCTTCTCCCAGAAGAATGGTGAATTTTGATTCTCCTTCTACAGATGCCTTTTCTGAGCCATCATCAGAGGCCGCTGAGCCATTGCGGATCATTTGGGGTACCAATGTCTCCATCCAGGAAGTCACTAATAACTTTAAGAATATGTTGATGACTTTCAAATACAAGTATAGAAAAGCTAAAGACGGACAGTCCCTTGATATAAATGACACTACAGACGAGGAACTATACTACGTGAACCAGTTACACCAGATGAGACAATTAGGTATTTGTAACCTTAACCTGGACGTAAGAAACTTGATGGCCTTTTCTGCTACTGAGAAACTCTACCATCAACTGCTGAACTATCCACAAGAAGTCATCTCAATAATGGACCAGGCAGTGAAAGATTGCATGGTGCAATTAGCCGTTGACGCTGGAGGCATAGAAGGAAACAATGATCTAGCCGACGTTGAATCAAAGATATACAAAGTTAGACCTTATAACTTGGATTCAAGTAAAGGTATGAGAGAGTTAAATCCCAAGGATATTGATAAACTGATCAGCATAAAAGGTCTAGTTTTGAGGTCAACCCCAATTATTCCTGACATGAAAATGGCATTTTTCAAGTGTAACGTTTGCGATCACACAACCGCTGTTGAGATTGACCGTGGTATTATTCAGGAACCTCTCAGGTGCCCCAGAGTAGCATGTAATCAGAGGAATTCCATGACATTGGTACATAACAGATGCTCATTTGCTGATAAACAGGTTATAAAGCTGCAGGAAACACCAGATCTTGTGCCTGATGGACAGACGCCCCATTCCGTATCTCTGTGTGTTTACGACGAGTTAGTAGACAGCTGCCGTGCTGGTGATAGGGTTGAAGTAACTGGTATTTTCAGGTGTATACCTATCAGAGCTAACCAGCGCCAGAGGGTTTTAAAATCTCTGTACAAAACATACCTCGATATTGTTCACGTCAAAAAGGTTAATGAAAAGAGGTTGGGAACCGATACTTCAACTATAGAACAGCAATTGCTCCAAACGCAGGCTGATAACGTAGAGGAGCTGAGGAAAATCTCTGATGAAGATATCGAGAAGATCAAGAATGTCGCAGAGAGGCCAGACTTATATGATGTACTAGCACGTTCAATTGCACCAAGTATTTATGAAATGGACGACATTAAAAAAGgtattcttcttcaactGTTTGGTGGTACTAACAAAACATTCCAGAAGGGTGGAAGATACAGAGGCGATATCAATATACTGCTTTGTGGAGATCCTTCGACATCCAAGTCACAGATATTACAGTATGTGCACAAGATTGCACCAAGAGGGGTATATACTTCAGGTAAAGGTTCTTCGGCCGTTGGTCTGACTGCATATATTACCAGAGATGTGGATACGAAACAATTAGTGCTGGAGAGTGGTGCCCTAGTGCTATCAGACGGAGGTGTGTGTTGTATCGACGAGTTTGATAAAATGAGTGACTCGACCAGGTCTGTTTTGCATGAAGTTATGGAACAACAGACTATCTCGATTGCTAAGGCTGGTATTATTACAACCTTGAATGCCAGGACGTCCATTCTTGCGAGTGCAAACCCAATTGGCTCACGCTATAACCCAAATCTACCAGTTACTGAAAATATTGATCTTCCTCCACCGCTACTATCGAGATTCGATTTAGTTTATTTAGTGCTGGATAAGGTCTCTGAATCAACTGACAGAGAACTGGCTAAGCACTTGACAAGCCTTTACCTAGAAGACCGGCCCGTTCACGTATCCCAGTCAGATATCCTTCCTATCGAATTTTTGACTATGTACATAAACTACGCCAAGCAAAATGTTCACCCTGTCATAACAGTCAACGCGAAAACAGAGCTCGTGAGAGCCTATGTGAGCATGAGGAAGATGGGAGACGACTCCAGATCTGACGAAAAGAGAATTACGGCGACTACAAGACAGTTAGAAAGTATGATCAGACTTTCTGAAGCACACGCCAAGATGAGACTATCAGAAACTGTAGACGTTGAAGACGTTCAGGAATCCGTGCGGTTGATCAGATCCGCGATAAAGGACTACGCAATTGATCCCAAAACTGGTAAAATCGATATGAACCTCGTCCAGACAGGGAATTCCGTAATTCAGCGCAAACTACAAGAGGATTTGGCCCGAGCAATAATAACAATTCTCACAACACGTACAGCAGATGTTATAACCTTTAATGAACTTGTGAAGGTACTTAACGAGCAGTCCCAAGAAAAGGTCGGTAACCTCGAGATCTCAGATGCATTGTCTCGTCTACAACAAGAAGACAAAGTTGTTGTCTTGGGCGAAGGCGCAAGAAAATCAATCCGCTTAAATGGCAGGGTATAG